TACCATATTGACTATCTAATAAACTAGATACAGTTAGTACAGAATTTTCATCTCTTAATATGGCTTCAACAATTCTCCTTATGGATAAAGCTATACCGTAGGAGGTGGCTCCTTTTTTTTCTAGGACTTCATAGGCTGAATTTTTTACTTCATGGAATATTTTTTCTCTCTCATCTTTAGTACAAGTTAAGTTACACATGGGACAATATTCGTGGATTCTAGTACCTGCAATATTAGTCAAACTCCATGCAGCTACTTCAGAATCACCATGTTCACCTAGTATGTATCCGTGGACATTTCTTGTATCTATATTACAGTGTTTACTTAATAGATATCTAAATCTGGAACTATCTAGTACAGTACCAGAGCCGATTACTTTTTTAGGATTATATCCACATTCTTTGGATACTATATAAGTTAAAATATCCACAGGATTAGTAGCTACTAATATAATAGATGATTTAGTGTATTTTTGAATCTCATCCACTATCTTTTTTATTATGATGCTATTTTTGTTAGCAAGATCTAGCCTTGTTTCATTAGGGCCTATACTTGGACCAGCACTTATTATTATAATATCTGCATTTTCACAATCAGAATAATCTCCTGCTTTTATGTCCATAGACTTAACAAAGGACATACCATGATTTAGATCCATAGCTTCACCCTGGGCTTTTTCTTTGTTAATATCTATTAATACCATTTCTGATATTAATGAAGAATGCATAAGAGTAAAGGCTGTGGCAGAACCTACAAATCCTAGACCTATTATTACTATTTTATTAGTTTTTATCATAAAATCATCCTTTCTTCTCTCATATAAGATAATATTCTCTATATTTTTCATTTTAAACATGTGTAATAAAAAAATATTTAATAATAGGAAAAGAAAAAGCGTATAAAAAAAAATTATATTAAAAAATAATACTATAGAGAAATTTTATTTGTTAATTAACCATATTTAAAATAAAATAGTCTAAGATGGGGAATAGATGTTTTTTTAAGAATACAGGGGGTATATTGAATAAAGAAGGTGATAATATGTTAGATACATATGGAAGGAAATATGTAAACCCCATTATAAATACTTTTGCAAAAATCCTATTAAAATGTAGATGTACACCAAATTGTGTTACTACGATAAGCTTGATTTTAGGCATTGTATCAGCCCTATTAATATATTGGGATATTACCATACCTGGT
This Anaeromicrobium sediminis DNA region includes the following protein-coding sequences:
- a CDS encoding L-lactate dehydrogenase, producing MIKTNKIVIIGLGFVGSATAFTLMHSSLISEMVLIDINKEKAQGEAMDLNHGMSFVKSMDIKAGDYSDCENADIIIISAGPSIGPNETRLDLANKNSIIIKKIVDEIQKYTKSSIILVATNPVDILTYIVSKECGYNPKKVIGSGTVLDSSRFRYLLSKHCNIDTRNVHGYILGEHGDSEVAAWSLTNIAGTRIHEYCPMCNLTCTKDEREKIFHEVKNSAYEVLEKKGATSYGIALSIRRIVEAILRDENSVLTVSSLLDSQYGINDIALSVPTLIGRNGVHKVLDLPLEEEELTQLHKSANKLKETVNSIK